The sequence below is a genomic window from Cohaesibacter gelatinilyticus.
GGCCAAACGCACGGTTCAGAATCTTCCCACTGCCATCGATCGCGACAAGGTGGTCTCCACCTGGATCAAGGAAGAATATCAACGCCTCTATTATGGAAAAGGCAAACAGAACGCGACCGAGATGTCGGTCAAATTCTATGATGGCACCGACTTTGACCGCCGCGATGCCATTGACCATTATCGCCACGAATTCCTGAATTCCTCCACGGACAAACCTTTGAAGTTCTCCATATCCTGGCGTGTTGCCCTGTTCCCCGGACAATTCAAGGAAGGCAAAGGCATTCCGGTTCATTTCCGCGGGGAAGGCAATTATCAAAAGGCCAATGCCTCGATCAAACAGGTATCCGTGCGGGTCGATCATCTGCGTGAGAGCGTAAAATTCTTCTTTGATGATGCACCGAGTGTCGGCATGCTCCCGGTTGATGAGAAACGTGCCCGCGAGATTGCCACGCTCCTCAATGACAACCCCTATAATCATGTGAAGCTGACAGCCTATATCAATCTTGCTTCCATCAATGATGTGATCATGCGCGACAAAAGGCTGGATGGATACAGCACCAGCGCCAAACTGGATGCCGTGGAAATCACCATTGAACCACGCAAACGGTCCAAAATTGCCAGTAAGGAACGTATTTTCCTCTGGAATCTCGTCGCGCAAGGCAATGCAGATGAGGCTGATCGTGCCGGAGAAATCCGCGCCTATGCAGACTGGCTTGGCATTCCGGTTCGCGAAGGCCGCCTGATGAATTACCGCAATCTGTATTTCACCTTCGAGCGTTCAAAGAGGTTCCCGATCAAGCAGCATCGCTCCCACTGGCATTTGCTGCAATATCTTGGCCAGCTTCAGGCCAATCCCGATCTCCTGAAAAATGACGAATTGCTGATCGACTATGCTGACAGAACCTTGTCGCACGTCGACAAGCGCACGGTTTCCCGTGGCAAGGATCTCTTCTACAAGGTTGGCAGTTTCCAATGGGGCAAGCAGGCCTATTCCGAGTTTGAGGCCCAGGATGTGATCAACGACCTGCGCACAAACTATTCGGATAAGATCCTCGCCCGAACACCGCCTTTCCCGATTCCGGCCATCGAAGTCATCCAGCTTCAGCTGGGCAAATATGACTTCGAACGCAAGGGCTTCCCAATTCGCTGGGTCGATCAATCCGGCTCCCGAATGGACAATGGCGTCATGCGCGAATTCAATATCCGTTTCGACAGTGGCTATCACAGGGCGCGCAATGCGAAAATGCCGGGGCAGCGAGTATCCTCGAACTTCAAGACATTCCCGCAATTTCTGCCAATGGACCCGCAAGAAGCCCGTGCATTCTCTGCACGCCTGGAAGCCATTCCATTCAACCGTGGAAAACGGTTTGTCTATATTGCGCTGGAAACGGACATTCCCGCGCCTACCAAGGCAGGCAAGGGCATTACCTATGACTTTGACATCACCAAAGCAACGCTCTTTACCGACTTTGAACTGACCGAAAAGCTCATGGATTTCGAGGTTGATTCAGGTTGGAAATCAGCCGAAACCCTGCTGGCCAATCACAAGAAGGGGGATGCCGTACCGATCACACTGGATACAGCCTATCTTCTGGTCGCCCAACTGCAGCCAGATCTTTTGAAGAAAGAAGGCTTCTTACAACGGGCAGCCGAGCATCGTCGCCAGATCGAGCGCAAGGCCAAGAAGGACAGCTTGTATGTCCCGAAATATCTGCCACCGCTGGTGATCAAATCCACCAAGAATATGGATGCCAACGATAAAAAGGCCTTTGCCAAGCTCTATAGCGACCTTTCGCACCAGACCGAATTTGGCAAGATCCGTATCCCCGGCGGCCTTCATATGCCATCGGCTTCCGGAGACCCGATCACCATCAATCTCGATCAATATTTCCGCAATCGTCTGCAGCAAGATTCAGACATCACCAATGTCGCCAAACAACTCTATCCCAATGCCTTTGGCGTCTATCAGATTTTGGAAAGCAACAATCGACTGGGATTTGTCATCGCCGTGAATGATCAATCCGGCCTGTTTGGTTTTGATATGCAACGGCCGGACAAGAACCAAAATGACTATGGCTTCTTTGACGGCTATGTCGATCTCAAGATTGAAGACCTGCAACTGGCCCGGGACAAGCGCGGCAAAACAGTGATTGTCGCCAACGCCAAGCCAGCTCTGGTGGCCATGCGTAATTCCGATGACAGCCTGATCGAACATCGCTTCGATGCAATGGCATCAAAACAATCAAACACATCCGGAGACTATGAGCTAGTCGATATTCGCGGCGTGCAACTGGGCATGCCTTATGCAAAAGCCGCAGAGACCGCCCGCGCCAATAGCGACGAAACGCTGGAGGAAGAAAGCCAGCAGGAAATGAACCTGAACAAGCCATGGCTGACGCAGGGTCGCTTCCTCTATCAGCTAAGCGGCAAGGAAAGAATAGGAACCCATCTGGGCTTCTTCACCGAAGGCTCCGACACAAACACTCTTCTGGCCGTCACCTTCAGCCAACGGTTCCTTGACAAGAAGGTCGATCCGAATGTCATTCGTAACCTGCTGATCAAGAAATATGGCCAGCCAGACCATCAAAGCGGCCCTCGTCTGGGCTGGGTTGTGAGCAAGCAACATAAAAAGCGGATCAACGGCAATATGGAAAAAGCCGGTTGCTTCGCCCGCCCCTTGGAAAGCGGCGATCTGAGTCTGATCGATCTGAAGGGCATTCAGGGCCATGACGGCCTCGAAGCCATCCGCAAACGCAAGATGGCGGTTGAGGGCAGCAGCTGGCGGGTCAATATCTGGGGCATCAAGAGACCTTGCGGTGTGATCGTCACAGCCGATATCGAGGATCAGGAGCTCAGCATCCTTATGATGGATACCGACCGCTCACTGGCCTATTTGCAAAACCGCACCCAGAAGCAACAAGCCAAGGAAAAAGCCGAGAAGGCGAAGGAAACAGAGAATATCGTCAAATTCTAGATTCGGGCCCCATTATGTCAGCCGACATTCACCCGTTCCAGAGCCCACACTGGCTGGTGTCACATAAAACCAAACAAACAAAAACCCCCGACGGAGAACCGCCGGGGGTTTCTTATGCAGGAGTGCAAATCGCGCTGGCAGCTCTTTGCTGGTGCGAATCTTTTGCGTTGGATTGTGAAGTCAATCCAACGAGACGCGCACTAGAACAAAAGCTCTGGCAGCCACAGGGCGATTTTGGGGAACGACACCACCAGCGCCAATCCGATGATTTGCAGAATGACGAACGGAATGGCCGACCAATAGATATCGATGATCGAAATCTCCTTTGGCGCGACGGATCGCATATAGAAGAGATTGTAGCCAAAGGGCGGCGTCAGATAGGCCGACTGCATGGACAAGACGAACAGAACCGCAAACCATGTGGTATCAAAACCCAGCTCTTTGACGATGGGCACAAAGAGCGGAATGGTGATGAAGAGGATGGCAAAATCATCCAGAAACATGCCAAGGATGAAATAGGTCGCCAGCATGGTCACGATCACCCAGATCGGTGACAGATTGCTGTCTTCCACCAGCTCGGTCACGATCTGCCCTGCCCCCAGTCCCACATAGATCTTGGAGAAGAAGACCGCCGCCAACGCGATCCACATCAGCATACCCATGATCTTGGTGGTCGAGAGCATCACATAGCGCAGAACTTCCCAATTCAGGCGTTTTTGCAAGGCGGCTATGACCAGCGAGCCAAAGGCACCAATGGCGGAGGCCTCGGACGGTGACGTCACGCCACCGATGATGCAGCCAAGAACCGTCACAATCAGCGCACCCGGCGCGATGAGAAAACGCAGTGATCCGATCTTCTCGGCCACGGTGAATTGCTCTTCGGCCGGTGGACCCATCTTGGGATTGAAGCGGCAACGGATCAGGATATAGGCGATATAGATGCCCGCCAGCATCAGGCCCGGAACAAGCCCGGCGGCGAACAGCTTGCCCACACTGTCACGGGACAGAAAGGCATAGATGATCATCAGGACCGATGGCGGAATGAGAAATCCAAGCGCGCCTCCGGCCATGATGGTGCCCGTCACAAGGCGCTTGTCATAGCCGCGCTTCAGCATGGCAGGCAACGCAATGATGCCAAGGGAGACGGTCGCCGCGCCAGACACACCGGCCATGGCGGCAATCAGCGCACAAATGATAACGGTGCCGATGCCCAAGCCACCGGGCCAGCGACCCATCAGCTTATGGATCATCTCGAACAGATCATCGGTGATGCCGGATTTTTGCAGCACCAGCCCCATGAAGATGAACATGGGCAGCGAGACCAGCAGGAAATTGTCCATGGAGCTGAAGGTGGAGGTGATAAGCAGATCCAGCCCGCCATCACCATAGACCATAAAGGCCAGCGCCGCACCGCATGTGACCAGAGCAAAGGCCAGCGGGGAGCCAATCGCCATCAGCACCAGCATGGAGGAGAACATGATCAGTGTGATCACCAGGGGATCAAGATCAGCCATGATCTGCTTCCTTTTTCTTATTGAAGGCAGCTTTTTCCTGAACGGCCTTTTCCTCGGCTTCCACCAGATGCACGATGTCATCTTCATCGATTTCGCCAGCGCGAGGGTCGACATAGGAAACGCCGAGCGCTGTCAGAATTGATCGCACGAATTCAGCCAGGGCCTGCAACAGCAACAACCCGACGGCAATGGGGATGACAGTCTTGATCGGATACAGGGCTGGTTGCCAGATGCTCTTGTTCGAGAATTCTTTTGCAGCCCAGCTTTCAGCCGCAAAGTCGATGGCAAGCTTCAGGAAAATCGTCAGAACAATCAGCGCGAGACCAAAGGTGATGGCATCCATCGCGGCTTTCATCCGCTCGGACATCAGCCCCCAAATGACCTCACTGCGCACATGGCCCTTGTGGCGCAGCGTGTAAGTGCCTGCCAGAATACAAAAACCGCCATAGAGCATGGTGCTGGTTTCATGCGCCCAGATCGTCGGACTGTTCAGGAAATAGCGCATGATGATCTCGTACATCAGCACCGCTATCATACCCAGCGTGAGCCAGGAGATGGCTCGCCCGACAAACTCGGACAAGCCATCCTGCATGGCCAGGTATTTGGATACCCATTGCATCTAGAGTCTGCCTTTTGCCTTCGCATTGGCAGCCAGAAGATCGATCAGCTTCTTGTTACGCTCGGAGCGGTCCGCTTCTTCTTTCCAGACAACTTGCGCAGCAGTGGTCAAAGCTTTTGTATCTTCGGCTGGAAGGGTGCTGAATTCGAACACGCCTTCTGGGATATGCTTGTTGCCTTCATTGAGGAAATTTTCGAC
It includes:
- a CDS encoding peptidoglycan-binding protein, encoding MFVRRTLFFSLFCAILLGAPNTHAQNTPNFFKGAAKVLKDVERKIKRQNRTNRSNRSTTTKKKRKNFYAQYDRATRRLIQKSLNQRGFDAGPVDGAFGKRTYRAIKAFKLSMGWAATTEMTPDQIDTLLKRPDGGSAAEPTNNANFEILMDHDLPGLDYANSGNDRRLQNLSMAQCQQICAQEQRCGAFTYNARVQWCLLKSGAVNPVPFKGAVSGRKVAGGVTNASLNSNSNPVSNGFDRSNYHPFKGQSDFNLQLELAKRTVQNLPTAIDRDKVVSTWIKEEYQRLYYGKGKQNATEMSVKFYDGTDFDRRDAIDHYRHEFLNSSTDKPLKFSISWRVALFPGQFKEGKGIPVHFRGEGNYQKANASIKQVSVRVDHLRESVKFFFDDAPSVGMLPVDEKRAREIATLLNDNPYNHVKLTAYINLASINDVIMRDKRLDGYSTSAKLDAVEITIEPRKRSKIASKERIFLWNLVAQGNADEADRAGEIRAYADWLGIPVREGRLMNYRNLYFTFERSKRFPIKQHRSHWHLLQYLGQLQANPDLLKNDELLIDYADRTLSHVDKRTVSRGKDLFYKVGSFQWGKQAYSEFEAQDVINDLRTNYSDKILARTPPFPIPAIEVIQLQLGKYDFERKGFPIRWVDQSGSRMDNGVMREFNIRFDSGYHRARNAKMPGQRVSSNFKTFPQFLPMDPQEARAFSARLEAIPFNRGKRFVYIALETDIPAPTKAGKGITYDFDITKATLFTDFELTEKLMDFEVDSGWKSAETLLANHKKGDAVPITLDTAYLLVAQLQPDLLKKEGFLQRAAEHRRQIERKAKKDSLYVPKYLPPLVIKSTKNMDANDKKAFAKLYSDLSHQTEFGKIRIPGGLHMPSASGDPITINLDQYFRNRLQQDSDITNVAKQLYPNAFGVYQILESNNRLGFVIAVNDQSGLFGFDMQRPDKNQNDYGFFDGYVDLKIEDLQLARDKRGKTVIVANAKPALVAMRNSDDSLIEHRFDAMASKQSNTSGDYELVDIRGVQLGMPYAKAAETARANSDETLEEESQQEMNLNKPWLTQGRFLYQLSGKERIGTHLGFFTEGSDTNTLLAVTFSQRFLDKKVDPNVIRNLLIKKYGQPDHQSGPRLGWVVSKQHKKRINGNMEKAGCFARPLESGDLSLIDLKGIQGHDGLEAIRKRKMAVEGSSWRVNIWGIKRPCGVIVTADIEDQELSILMMDTDRSLAYLQNRTQKQQAKEKAEKAKETENIVKF
- a CDS encoding TRAP transporter large permease, giving the protein MADLDPLVITLIMFSSMLVLMAIGSPLAFALVTCGAALAFMVYGDGGLDLLITSTFSSMDNFLLVSLPMFIFMGLVLQKSGITDDLFEMIHKLMGRWPGGLGIGTVIICALIAAMAGVSGAATVSLGIIALPAMLKRGYDKRLVTGTIMAGGALGFLIPPSVLMIIYAFLSRDSVGKLFAAGLVPGLMLAGIYIAYILIRCRFNPKMGPPAEEQFTVAEKIGSLRFLIAPGALIVTVLGCIIGGVTSPSEASAIGAFGSLVIAALQKRLNWEVLRYVMLSTTKIMGMLMWIALAAVFFSKIYVGLGAGQIVTELVEDSNLSPIWVIVTMLATYFILGMFLDDFAILFITIPLFVPIVKELGFDTTWFAVLFVLSMQSAYLTPPFGYNLFYMRSVAPKEISIIDIYWSAIPFVILQIIGLALVVSFPKIALWLPELLF
- a CDS encoding TRAP transporter small permease subunit, producing the protein MQWVSKYLAMQDGLSEFVGRAISWLTLGMIAVLMYEIIMRYFLNSPTIWAHETSTMLYGGFCILAGTYTLRHKGHVRSEVIWGLMSERMKAAMDAITFGLALIVLTIFLKLAIDFAAESWAAKEFSNKSIWQPALYPIKTVIPIAVGLLLLQALAEFVRSILTALGVSYVDPRAGEIDEDDIVHLVEAEEKAVQEKAAFNKKKEADHG